A portion of the Stigmatopora argus isolate UIUO_Sarg chromosome 15, RoL_Sarg_1.0, whole genome shotgun sequence genome contains these proteins:
- the foxa2 gene encoding forkhead box protein A2, giving the protein MMLGAVKMEGHEHTDWSSYYAEPECYTSVGNMNAGLGMNTMNTYMSMSGMSTSANMSANSMNMSYVNTAMSPAGMTGMPGMSPGAGPGVGPGMGVGVGTMNGMGPAGMTAMSAALSPSMSPMSGQAASMNALTSYGNMNAMSPIYGQSNINRSRDPKTYRRSYTHAKPPYSYISLITMAIQQSPSKMLTLAEIYQWIMDLFPFYRQNQQRWQNSIRHSLSFNDCFLKVPRSPDKPGKGSFWTLHPDSGNMFENGCYLRRQKRFKCDKKMPGIKESARGGKGGGDGGSSSHSSSESCNGNESPHSNSSVSEHKRAMSDLKASQALSPEHAASVAAAAAAAAAAAVASSSSSLSSPVGQGQHLLSQHHSVLQAHDPHLKPEHHYSFNHPFSINNLMSSEQQHHHHHHHHHHKMDLKAYEQVMHYSGYGSPMPGALSMGSMAGKAGLDSASIPDSSYYQGVYSRPIMNST; this is encoded by the exons ATGATGCTCGGAGCAGTTAAAATGGAAGGACACGAACACACCGACTGGAGCAGCTACTACGCGGAACCCGAG TGTTACACCTCCGTTGGAAACATGAACGCCGGCCTGGGCATGAACACGATGAACACCTACATGAGCATGTCCGGCATGAGCACCTCGGCCAACATGTCGGCCAACTCCATGAACATGTCTTACGTCAACACCGCCATGAGCCCGGCCGGCATGACCGGCATGCCCGGCATGTCCCCCGGCGCCGGGCCCGGAGTGGGCCCCGGCATGGGCGTCGGCGTGGGGACCATGAACGGCATGGGACCCGCCGGCATGACGGCCATGAGCGCGGCCCTCAGCCCCAGCATGAGCCCCATGAGCGGGCAGGCGGCCTCCATGAACGCCCTGACGTCCTACGGCAACATGAACGCCATGAGCCCCATTTACGGCCAGTCCAACATCAACCGCTCCCGAGACCCCAAGACCTACCGCAGGAGCTACACGCACGCCAAGCCCCCCTACTCCTACATCTCGCTCATCACCATGGCCATCCAGCAATCCCCCAGCAAGATGCTGACCCTGGCCGAGATCTACCAGTGGATCATGGACCTATTCCCCTTTTACCGGCAGAACCAGCAGCGCTGGCAGAACTCCATCCGCCACTCGCTCTCCTTCAACGACTGCTTCCTCAAAGTGCCCCGATCGCCGGACAAACCGGGCAAGGGTTCCTTCTGGACTCTGCACCCGGACTCGGGCAACATGTTCGAGAACGGCTGCTACCTGCGCCGCCAGAAGCGCTTCAAGTGCGACAAGAAGATGCCCGGCATCAAGGAGTCGGCCCGCGGAGGGAAGgggggcggcgacggcggctcGTCGTCCCACAGCAGCTCGGAGAGCTGCAACGGCAACGAGTCGCCGCACTCCAACTCGTCGGTGAGCGAGCACAAGAGGGCCATGTCGGACTTGAAGGCGAGCCAGGCTCTGAGCCCGGAGCACGCCGCCTCGGTGGCCGCCGCAGCGGCAGCCGCGGCGGCTGCCGCCGtggcctcctcctcttcctccctctcGTCTCCGGTGGGCCAGGGCCAGCACCTCCTCTCCCAGCATCATTCGGTCCTGCAGGCCCACGACCCGCACCTGAAGCCGGAGCACCACTACTCCTTCAACCACCCCTTCTCCATCAACAACCTCATGTCATCGGAGCagcagcaccaccaccaccatcaccaccatcaccacaaAATGGACCTAAAGGCTTACGAACAGGTGATGCATTACTCGGGCTACGGCTCCCCCATGCCCGGGGCCCTTTCCATGGGCTCCATGGCCGGGAAAGCGGGCCTGGATTCCGCTTCCATCCCTGACTCCTCTTACTACCAAGGAGTCTATTCCAGGCCCATCATGAACTCCACGTAA